The sequence below is a genomic window from Lolium perenne isolate Kyuss_39 chromosome 7, Kyuss_2.0, whole genome shotgun sequence.
cgtggtagaataccgcgacagattcctcactctgtcaaggtacgctccggacgaaaccgacaccaatgagaagcggaaggaaagatttctgaacggattacacgatgagatgcaaactgtactggtcaacattctctttgctgacctagaagccctggtggactccgccatccagatggaagggaagcttcaccaagtcaacgagaaccgcaaacgccgaatgatgaaccagcatgggtccagcaatacccagaagtaccgcaacaactcatctagAGGATTTGCTCCgagatacaacaagcccactgCCCAGACTTACCGCCTAAACTACACCAATAACcaaggaggacccccgaagcccggaggcaacaacaacaacaatcacaacaacaccaccaaccccaacagcaacaacaacaacgggaacaacaacaacaacactggccctaggactggaagcaacgccatccctgtcgccaccaaggacaaggccaccatcacttgttatgagtgtggagtggttgggcattactccaatgagtgccccaaaagattggccaagattgccgccaacaccgctacacctgctcagaaccagcgccgctttgccgcaagaaggaaccagaacaacaacaacggccgcctctacaacatgactgccacataagcccaagaagcacctcaggccatgccaagtatgttttcctgttaaatcatatcgcccaatctctcttaggaacctaacttttcttaaaatctcgggacgagatttgtttaagggggaaggttttgtaacatcccaaattttaaaacaaagagaaaatgaatttcctttttccaaaaatgagaaccaacaaaaacttttcttacattgggtgctatgcatagtgttattatgcttatgtgataaaccctaaaaccctaaagtgatcaagtgaagatcacaaacccaataaaataaaagggaaagaaatcaaataagaaaaaccataaaccctaaccttctcaaaaatcatttggatctattttgagaaaccaaaataaaagaaaaagacatatgtgggcatgtagccctaatgtgtaaattttgaactctacctttcttactttgctaattggtggtgaaccattgccaaacctgctaaaccctaaacctatcaaGATGAtggcaaccaagatgtctacgacaactagggaatcttctgacgtcagacgttggcctgtggactagagagtatcttctatttacgctttcgctatgaactttgtgtccgttgatcaatagatcaactatttgtataatattggatcatgtgatctctatttgtaagacgactatgatatgtaatgaatgatgactatgatattcaactgttatgtctcgcaacaacaatattcctgggattgcgatgtatggcataacaggcatttggacttaaaaatccgggtgttgacagcatcTGGCACTAAATTAAACTAGATTAGGAACTATGAAATTTCGACATGCATGAAATGTCAAGACAGTAACGTCACTCTGTCATTTAAATGCAATCTTCTGCTGCTGAAATTCATGCTTTCTCATGGCAATGCAAGTAGAAAGTAGTGAAGGCTTTAAGAATGTATCTTAAAAATACATGCATTTATATTGGTATTCAAAATCACTTTCATTTGCAATGTCCATACAACAATAATAAGTAGGAGAAGAACTATTGAGTCTTCATACACACTAGTTGAGtaatgttgtcctcacaaaataaTGTATTTTTGCAGACAAAGGTCTATGAGAAAGGTAACTAAGACTGAAAATTGTTGTTCATGGTGGGGAACGAGACTGATGGATCTTGCAGGAAGCCTGTGTTGTGGTTATCAACAGTGTTCAAGATGGCATCTTTCCAGGCACTTGATCTAATTTCCATTGTACACTGGTTGGCATTGTCGAGCTCTAAATCATTGATGCTATAGCGCTGCCTTCTCGAACCTTTGGCTTCTAGCCTCTTGAAGTACTTTTGTGCATGGCTTGAAATCTGTGCTGGAGTTCTAGTAGTGACGAAGTACTTAGATATACTCTTCCATTTTCCACGGCCACATATACTCAACCCTCGAAGAAAAAACCTAGAATAACAAAAGTTTGAGATAACTAGACATGTTAATTGTAATTCAAAAAACTTTGAGTGGTTATTTTATTGTTTAGGGAGACTAATATCCGGGAGACTTGGATTCTAATTTTATATGGAAGCATATAAAGTATGTTACCCCGAGTAATTTCACCAACATATACCTTCGATCTTAACCTTATTTTCTACCATGAAATTTTTGCATGGTATCCATGTAAACTATTACGAAAAGTGATAGTGTTATTAACTTTTCAAGTTACATTCAAAATTTTGTAGGGATATATATTGGAATATTATACTATCATCTCAACTTAGAACATTTACAATGAAATGTGTGAAGACACAAACAAGAACGAACTTGACCTTTAGGATTGTTGTTTCCTGTAAGTGTGAACTGATTTAAATCCATATATTAGAAACACAATAAGATTAAAGACTAAATTAACCGTTGTGATTCATGAAAAACATTCTCCCAAATAATGATTAACAAATATACAACTTCAAATACACCTAATGTGTCCACAACGAAAGTGCAAAACAACTATCAATCATAAATAACAGGACAATTTAGAAATGATAAAAAATTCAATTACCTATGTTCATCCTCGGTCCAAAACATTCTTGTGCGTGGTGCAACCACCGGTTCATGGATGGACATCTTGTTGTCCAACATCTCCACTTTGTTACCCCCCAACACTTTCAACCTCTCATCATCATCCCTAGCGTGTGTATTGATCTGCAATGGATAACCAAGCACAAAATAATTACCATATCCAAAAGTTCTTATTCACAAGGCCATATATAGTACATTTTCTTTCATGTCTTATGTGGGCATTGCCGTAATCCCTATCTTGACACTGCTTAGTAGGAATCTAGAATAGGAGATCAATGCATAAGTGTACTACCTGATTCATGTTCTTATAAGGGAACCATGAGTGGGGATCAAGCATGCTGATGTGCTCCTTGTTCCCATCGCGATTGGCAATATTATTGTTGTAGTTGTTTCTATTGAGCCCATCGATGATTGAACTTGTCTCGCCTACCCAAGAGGGGGTCATTTCCTTGTTGACCCCCAGATTCATGACAACCTAGAAAGAGTTGGATCCTACCAGCTAGAAGAAGTGTGCAGTTTGATGTACAAAGAGCATTGGGGGAAAGTGTATTTGTAGCACAAACATGTATCATACCATCTATCTTCATAAACTTTATTAAATCATCCTTTATTTGTCACGGTGTAGTATCGATCTACATAAATAAATTCATACAATCAAGACTTGAAAGCAAATATCCAATAGATAGAATAAAGATCTTATGTGTCATTAATTCATTGTTGGAAATATTTTTTTTAAAGGTTCCAAGTAATAATAGTGCATTAGTGGCATTGGTAAGCTAGTGTGGTATTTTGACGGCCATCCATAGAAATGTTAATACCTTCTACATTTATGATATATCCATGCCATATGGATTTAAGTATAATGAAATTTGCATATATGAAGTAATCAACATATAATAATATATACACAATGATCATTTCAAAACATGTAAACAAATGGTTATGTTGATTCTCATAATTATTTGGTAACACCACCCACAACCAATTTGTTTATAGATATAGCACACATACCAATTTCCTCACCATCCTCCCTAATTAGCGCACACATAATTATATCAACCATAGGCGGGTTTGGTTGGAACCAACCATGCATCAATGCATGTTTGTATGAATGATATCTCTTGCTAaaatgtatacctatctagtataaaTGATCAATTAATTGTTATCATCCCGAAGCATATCTTAGTTTTGCCATCAGGTTGAACATGTTAATCATCGATGCTGAGTCGCAGTCTTGTTTCCACTTTCTATCTTCTAGATGAAGTTTTAAAGAACAATCCATAAATGTTAGAAGGTACATTTATATTTTTCATTcaatattttatttgtgtatcgaTTAATAAATAGATATGTTTACCTTGCAAAAAGGTAACCTTGCTCCTTGGCACAATCATTGCGAACGTGTTTGGTAGCTCGGATGCCTTCGGGCTAGGATGGGTGGAGCAGAATTTCGCCTGATAGGTTGCCTCGTAGGCCTCCGTGTTGTGTCCACCGCGGTTCCTAAAGCCCATCTAGGCCTGGCCATGTAGCTACTGCTGAATCGGACGCTCCCCTAGAGCATGACATGTTCTCACCTCTCGATTGCACACCTGAGGAAGGAGAGGGTGATGTCGCGTTTCTTTAGGAACTCGCACCATAAACGCCTCACCGCCCATTCTACCTCCTCTCACCCTCACCACACTCATGTGACATCATGACGATGGTTGCACTAGTGATGATGAATCCACTATGTCACCGCGAAGAGAAAGAGCGGGACGGGATCGAAGCGCAAGGTGACATCTACTGCAGCCAAGGAAGAGAGAGGGTTTTTGGACTAGCACCTTGAATTTAACCATAGCCGAACTTATCCAATGACGGTAAACACAACTACTATCTTCCCTAAACAAACACACATAGTCCTAGAGATTTTGATGACATGAAGACTAGATATGTCAGGGTAATCGACAGGGTAGGGTTAGATTTGCATATTTCTTTCGTGGCGTCAAGATTTTTGGACTATGAGGTTACGGTTTGGTAATCCGGTAACGCGGTACTAAGATCTAGTAGTTGCTACTCGAATGCACGGAGATTCACTGCAAATCGTTGGTAGATTATCGATGAACTGGATTTACGGTAGacgcactactagggaaaggcctATAGCCGCAAGAGTTACTACCGACGCGCAAAAAATGTGCCTGCCGGTGCTATTTTCCGCCGGCACGCTAACCACCTTCGAAATGAAAAACTGATACACCGGTGGTATTTGGTGTGCTGGTTCTGTTTTCCTGTCTACATAAGGTGGCCTTACCGCTCGCGAACAAAAACCTAGTTCGCCGATGAGAATATGCTAGCCCCCGGCTCACACATATTttgggttagagcatctccaacaggtgcTCCAAAATGCGCACGCGAAAAATGCCATCGAAATACAGCACGGGAGCGGACGCGCGATGCTCCAGCACGTGCGCGGTAATTTTTTTGCCGCGCGCGGGCTTCTGTGCCATCCTATGCGCGAAAACTGGAGCGCCGCTTCCAGCGCACGCTATTAAATGAGGCGCGCACACGTACCCAACCGCTTGGATGTTTCAGTCTGCGCGTCGCTCCGCCTACACTCCACCTCACCTTGCGCACCGCTCCGCCTCCGCCGTGATGCCTCCCAGCCGCTGCTCGAGCTCCGGCTACCGTGGTGTGCGCGCGCATCTGAACGGGAAGTTCTACGCCGAGATCCGTAGCCGTGAGGAGCGCATCGGGCTCGACATGTTCGAGATGGCGCACGAGGCGGCGCACGCGTACGGCGCGGTCGTCTGGCGCCTCGGCCATTCTCGGCGGTCGGTGAACTTCTCGGATGTTTGGATGCGGCAGCAGGTGGAAGACCTTGCGCCACCGCCGCAGGCCATCACACAGGAGGCGAGGCAGTGGCAGCGTGAGCTCGAATGGCACCTCCTTGTCACTGAGCGGGACAAGCGCATGCACCTCGAATGGGCGTGGTGCTTCCCGGAGGACGTGACCACAGAGGTTGCCTTCTATGCCGAGAAGGAAGAGCAGAAGTGAATGTACTAGGGCGTGGCCTAGGGggtggggtgaataggcggtgtataaaaaattatacttgagagctaaactaggcggaataaaactacacatgtgtttactagtttagctcaaagcatATCAACAAGGGGTTTGCCTcagagcaccaacaacctatgctagcatgatgagcaacaaggtgataataacaagataggtatagcatcaagcatgatagatatcacaatgtaaagcgcataggtaaaggagcttgggttgagaagtaaccggtgcacgaggagacgatgatgtatcccgaagttcacacccaagggtgctacgtctccgttggagcggtgtggaggcacgaggcactccaatgagccactagggccaccgtattctcctcgagcctttcctccaaggggaaagcctcgatccactgagggacccttgagggtggtcaccgaacccgtacaagcttgggcaaactcccaagtatcaagcttgaggcaaatcCACAAcatggaggctctcaagtacaaggccacaagaggctacaacacgccacaccggcaacaaagccaccaagacaccaacgcgccacaaccggctccaaaaccacaaaggctaacacactccacaaaggcaacaatgCCACAAAGGTtaccacgccacaaagacgacaaggccacaaaggctacaaggccacaaaggctacaacaccacaaaggtaacaagaacaccactaaggtcaaacacGCACTCTAGgagaccgaaaccccggagagaacccaaaccgatgcacctaatgcaatggctaagaacaccactaagatgcccaagttcttctctcccaaattccaacaaaattacaaaaagctattggggaataagggaggaagaacaaaaatggaggaggaacaccaaattactccaagatctagatctagcaagatcccctccaagtgagggattcaattggtgaagctctagatctagatctcctctctcctttcccccaaaaatatgcaaaaaatagtggagggatcaagaggaggatcaaacaactcaaggtcaacaatggaggagagagaatggagaggAAGAAgtagttgggtcggaggtggaagagaggtataaatagggggccaCAAATATAGCTGTTGTAGGaagaaaaacggtcagattcgcgcccgagcggtactaccgcttgtcaaagcggtactaccgttcgCGCGCGAACTGTGCAGAAAACTGGCAAAAAAGACCCaaagcggtacctcaagcggtaccacaAGCGTTACTACCGCTCGAGCGGTCATACCGGGTTGGTACCGGTCCGATACCGGACCGGATCCAGGGGCTCACAGAGACAAAACCGGtacctgaccggtactaccgcccttccttttttttctttaaaCTGCGATACGAAAACGGCAATATCTCGAGCTAGGAAACTCCGattgaggtgaaaccaatttttccggaaagaggacgacgagagctacgactacacaaggtgaaaacatgcaaaagagtgagtgatgattttctcatgttcatagaggtgtaacctctataTATGGTATATCGGAAAAATCATCACCcttgcacatgcaacatgcgatgcatccggaatccgtttccgatgagctagagcttgtcatgagaatgaacacaagctctaactcatctcatggataagaaccaagaagaactaagaaacacgatgcaatgcatgcaaggtttgagctctctccgatgatgcgacctaCTATCCTATCTAGCACAAACCTTAATGTTGGGGGGTGACCCCcgctatgccaaaggcatgccaaaaccggatggtttaggccatcaaagtaccggtttaaagtttATTCCGGATAGCAGAAGTTAATTcagagaatcataccggtatcccaaggAGGGGATATCGGGACTTGCTGAGAGCGTaccggtgtcgagggtactcctcaccaatgccctccgataggggcttagggttgatggaatcctgtaggctgacacgagacatcggttcacagacaagcggggagagcgatttacccaggttcggggccctcgatgaggtaaaacccttacgtcctgcctgtctgttctttgattatgaaaacaatgggttacaatggggtgccgaatagttcggctgagatctagtcgagattgctgttgctagggttacctagctctaagcttttcctggctaagattgctaagattgttcgtgtccttcggcagcccctctcctggcctttatataggaggccaggtctcaagaggtctaaccgaatacgactagatttacagtagtttagatccaatctttccttgtttgttcgcttccttgtcttgcccgtcaaggaatcttctggtgcgccgacctagtggcccatctagtcttcgggtgtcttcatgggcctccaattggtcaatacaggatagggcaacgtcggttacttgaagggtagtgcccacgtcagtagcccccgagtgtctagccgaagataattcgggtagagactaatgcatgatattcttctccttcattgttcttgttcatcttgattctgcttcaccttcttttatcgggtgcgcgtcagcgctcccgatgggagtagcccccgagtctaggtacggatgcttgcaatccgtgcgtagactcaagttgtactactcgaatattttcctctgccgagtttttcgcaagtcttcataggtcatccgatacattttcttcacgcaaaggataatgagcaacgtgcccaacttttgttggttaactgccgatggcaaaacaacgttactctacacaaaatcaagtccccgggcatgatcctggagtgcaaaaaacttttattggatgtacatcatgcgctcccgatgggagtgtctggGTGTAATCGCTCGAGTGCAGACTCAGTcctttttccttcgactgctcattctgtcgagtcttccttttatcgggtgcgcgtcagcgctcccaatgggagtagcccccgagtccaggttcggatgctcgcaatccgtgcgtggactcaaatccttcatccgatgactttttatgtttccttcgaatgcttccaaattatgacgtcattgctgacgtgtaactgttgcaggctgatttgacgggtccatcatgacgagctagccctagccctgttcaatcagtgttttagggcttgaccactatacgcgtaacgaccgaggtggcccctcgattttcgcgcaatcgtgggcgtagtgggccgtcagttcctccccttcctcaagcgccacgtgcttacttaactcttaacttctccttaaaatctccaaagggcaaaaaattctcaatcttctccacggttcccgtagcatctcctcattctccttcttcttccttctttcgccattgtcgcgccgccgccacagtttcaatcttcctcagatctcgcgatggtgaagaagaagaataccgccgccgctgctagctccaccagcggaggtgccgctgccaagtcctcctcttctcttctgaaggggagcgctccgagcgcccctccccaagctccggcgccgccagcgccgtcgagctcaatggtcaaacctggggactgggtagcttcgaccgtcaccaagcgtgacgagaagaggtcccgaagcttaggattgatatcctccgacgcgg
It includes:
- the LOC127316051 gene encoding uncharacterized protein, with amino-acid sequence MFQSARRSAYTPPHLAHRSASAVMPPSRCSSSGYRGVRAHLNGKFYAEIRSREERIGLDMFEMAHEAAHAYGAVVWRLGHSRRSVNFSDVWMRQQVEDLAPPPQAITQEARQWQRELEWHLLVTERDKRMHLEWAWCFPEDVTTEVAFYAEKEEQK